Genomic DNA from Modestobacter versicolor:
GTTCGTGATGGCCACCGCCATCGGTGCGGTCGGGCTCACCCTGCTGGTCGGCGTCGCCGGGCAGCTGTCGCTCGGGCACGCCGCCTTCGCCGCGATCGGCGCCTACGTCTACGCCTGGTCCTCCGGCGAGTCGACGACGACGGTCGACGGGGCCGGCCTGCCGCCGCTCGTCGGGCTGCTGCTCGCCGCGGTGGTCAGCGCGCTGGTCGGGGCCGCGTTCTCCCCGGTCGCCGGCCGGTTGCGCGGCATCTACCTGGGGCTGGCCACGCTGGGGCTGGTCTTCGTCGTCCGGCACCTGCTGGTCAACCTGGACCAGTGGACCGGCGGGTTCACCGGCCGCTCGGTCGAGCCCTTCGCCCTCGGCGGCTTCAGCTTCAGCAACTCCGACCCCGACTACCTCGCCGTGGGCGGCGTGGAGTTCGAGGGGCTGCACCGGCTCTGGTACCTGTTCCTCGTCCTCGCCGTGGCCGCCTGCTGGCTGGCCGGGAACCTGCGGTCGGGTCGCACCGGGCGGGCCTGGGCGAACGTCCGGGACTCCGAGACCGCCGCGGCGGCCATGGGGATCGGGGTGGCCCGGGCCAAGGCGTCGGTGTTCGTCGTCTCCTCGGCCTACGCCGGGCTGACCGGGGCGATGCTCGCGCTGGCCTACGGGCGGGTGGCCCCCGACGTCTTCAGCCTCACCGCGTCCGTCGACTTCCTGGTGATGATCGTGCTCGGCGGGCTGGGCTCGGTGGGTGGCGCGGTCGTGGGGGCGCTGTTCGTCACCGCCCTGCCGCTGGTGCTCGCCGAGTACAGCTCCGCGCTGCCGTTCCTGGCCGC
This window encodes:
- a CDS encoding branched-chain amino acid ABC transporter permease, which encodes MSELPRRVAGAVLVLVALALPLVLSDFWLQTGLFVMATAIGAVGLTLLVGVAGQLSLGHAAFAAIGAYVYAWSSGESTTTVDGAGLPPLVGLLLAAVVSALVGAAFSPVAGRLRGIYLGLATLGLVFVVRHLLVNLDQWTGGFTGRSVEPFALGGFSFSNSDPDYLAVGGVEFEGLHRLWYLFLVLAVAACWLAGNLRSGRTGRAWANVRDSETAAAAMGIGVARAKASVFVVSSAYAGLTGAMLALAYGRVAPDVFSLTASVDFLVMIVLGGLGSVGGAVVGALFVTALPLVLAEYSSALPFLAAPGSGGLDPSTASRLVYGLAIIAVLLFLRGGLAGAARRLRQRTSRGSTAPPAGPAPRDPLSTDDVGRPAAVTPSRSKETTR